CCAAAGTTTTGCCTGACGTTTTGTAGTTGAAAAGAACCGAAAGAATTCTCGATGGAAAGCTGGAATAATTAATAGGCGAGAGATGTCTCGGAATGCCTTTAGATTGCGATATACCGGTATTAGAGATACGTAACCTCTGAAACAGGTTGTGATATACCGAACGAGGTCACAATTGCTGCCGCGCATTTAGatgaattttcaaaatcgAGCAATATTAGAATTGCGAGACGGCGCTTCATTCGTCGTTCTATCTAACACGAAATTTCGTACAAATAGTTGTGGTCCAATTTCAATATTCCATATCTCATTTTTCAGGCAATGTGAAGACGTCATTACTGGCGGGAAGCAATTTCAACGTTACGTGGCACCTCGCCTATCCCCACAGGGTAAGTAAAATTcgagttcttttttttatcgcacgACACGAATCTCAAGTACGTGACAGCGGAAGACGCGTTGCCTTATAAAATGTAGTAGAGCGCTAAAATAACTGGCTAAAGTCATGAATAGGCAATCGACGTAAAgtaatatctgtaaaataaatctagaTTATATTCACCTTTGCAAGATAAAGAAAGATCTTGAAAGTTCTCGATGttcagaaaattaattaacgaagATAACGGGAATTTTTGAGCTCCGAAAATAGGTCCAAGCggatataatttcttaaatatttcacaatatcacattttttattcattctaACAATGTTGCTTATGCTGGTGCGCagtatagatttatttttattttatgatagtaagattttttttctataaaaattcttattttatgttcTGTGTAAATCGTGAATATTTACGATAATTGCCGCTCGAATTGCCGCTAATGAAGAGGAAAGAAGAATATTCCTCAATGAATGCGCGAATCACTATCGTTTCATACTTGATCGACTCCGTTGTTGCATCGCTCGGATTTCTCGTGAATTTgcagagagaaaggaaaacaAAACGTAAGACGCGCCCGGTCACTGCCGTCATCAACTCTCGGTGCGTTACACATCTGTACTTCGAGGAAACCAGTTCAGTAGCCAGAtgcttaaaaaaatcgtattaaCGGTTACGTGAGAGGCAGGATAAAATCGTACGTGTGTTTTATTCCACACTCGGGACTACTTTCTCCGGAACGCTAAACTTTCTGGGCTTTACGTTCTTCAGTGCGGGCGCGGAACACGTTCGAATGGAGCATTCTTCGTTATAATGGAGCGTTCTTTGTACCCTGCAAGTATCCGCGTCGTGCTGCATTCTACagtctttttctctctcgcgtgtTTAATTAACCCTTTTACATCGCGCGTTACAGTGGGCTATAATGACAGCCGTCTGCAACCGTAGGTTTGCGGATAAAATTAGAGTTTGTACAGCGCTAAGCGATTAAATCGAGTAAATTGAATTGAAGGCACTATGAACTATCGATTACGCGCAGAATCTTATCGGATCAGCGATTTTCTTAGAATCTCCGATCAAACGAAGGAGAAAGCTTTACGAGCCATTGGAGAAAGCATTATCGGAGTGTGAAATATAAGATTAACAACGCGCTACTGCGCGTTATCAAAACTTTAAAAGACTATAAATGCTAACCATCGCAGcgtaactttatttaaatcaattttcgcCATTTTTCATCAGCTACGAGCGAACAACTTTACGAGCGTTCGCAAAAACATTATCAGAAGTATTAGCGAATCGCTGGAGAATTATGTGTTATCAACAAGTTACAGAACTAAAATGATATAACATTTCTTTATTGAAATCTGGTAAAGAAACCTTTAGCTTTCGCGAAAGATGTTAATGCGCTGCGAAGAATCATCGTGTGTTATCAAGTACGTGTCTTATCGAAAATTCGTGATACAAAATCGTAAAcactttatttctaaaataaattttaacgaacTGAAGCGAAGAGAAACGTTTTTCTGCAAAAGTCTTCGCCAgcttaataacaataaattcttattgCACGTCATCGAACAAATAGAGAAAACGTCGCGCGCTCTTTCGCGTTCGTCGAAACTCGTCGTGCACGATGATAATCGCCCGCGGTCAATTCGTATTCAACGTACAAGTACGCGGACACTTGACGCCATCCGCAGGACATTACAAATTTGTCCGCGCATGGTCTACGAAAGGAAAACAGCACGACGACGCCGATGAAAGAGTCGAGCTGAGAAGAGGCTCTCTCTACCTACGCGTGCTCGGCGCTCAAGGTGACACGCGCTGAATTATTCACGAGCGTGTGGTTTCCTCGCAGGCATGTGGTCTACGAGTAGGCCGAATAGAGGCGGTATAAGCAAGCAGGCAGGCAAGCAGGCAAGCGAGCAGGCGGGCAGGCGAGCATACGTTAGACACGATGCCCCGGAGGAGAAGCCTCCGAGGTAGAGCAGATTGGTATGCTGGGTACCGTAACTTGGACGACGCCGATGACGATCGCGCTTGAGCACGAAGGCGTCATCTCGCCTTTGGCTAGCATGCAAAACCCGGTGACTCTTATCTGGTGAAGCGCGCGGCGAAACCGAGCGAATCTTCCTTGGTTGCAACGACTGTGCAACGGCGGCTTTGCAAAACATTCTCTCCATTGTactgcaattaaaaaagaatatttacatctacatttaaagaaatcgaaaaatacatttgtgtGTGAGTTATCATGTTCtaatctaaaatatctaaaatacagaatattattCTTTGATTAAGTTCAAGTAAATCTtgttgttttacattttttatttgaaaattgatacagattgattatataattaattccatttatatttggatatttaataatggatTTTAAGCCTTACTAATTATTACAagacttgtattttttttttgttaatgcACCGAGATCCATAAAAATACCACAGTTAGAAATGCGAAAAGAAATTGCTTctaaatatgtagaaaaaaaatatgacctCTTCAGGGAGTTCTCGCAAAAACAATCTCGCGAATTTCGCGAGTTGTTAATGTGCGTCCATCGCTATTGCCGCGATGGTAGGAACGCGCGCAATAAACATTCGCGCAAATTACGTTACGACAGGGATGTTAAAATCGCGACCGCGGCAGCCACAGCCTCCGTATGCTCGAAGATATCCGCGGCATGAGAAAAATTCGACAATAACAACCGTGCCTCTCCGGAGAGTGCAGGTATGTTCGCCGCGTGCGAAGCAGTACCATATTGTTGCGACGATCTCCCTTTCTCCTTCACGGCGGTGTTGCACGGGAGGGAAGCGTGTTGTTTCGCGACAACGAGCACCGTTCTTTCATTCTCTACTGCGTCTTTTACTGATTCACGATTCTCCGAATGTGTGGAAAATGTCACACGTTAAAATAACTATCAGACTCACATATCCGATCTGGAGAACAAAAatcggaaaataaaaatttagatttgtcAATGAACATCGCTTGAATGGAAAGTTATGGTGAATGAATCTAGTTGTAATATCagcgattaattttataagtaaaacatttagaattaaaatttatatacaatgctAATCCTTTTGGTGCCAAGAATTGTCTATTTATTGGatgcaaaaatgtaatattgaaaCTAAAGATtgtctaaataaatatttgcaattgaaaTTATCAACTCTCCGGAGTGAGAATTGTCATGTTATATATCTCGAtcaagttataataatatccGCCGAGttagaataataattgcagATTGTCGCGATAATCTTTGCGTTGCTTCTTCCTACGGACGACACGGATGCGGATGTTACTCAATAACATTTATGAACTTGCATCGGCTTGCACATGAGCTCACTACGCACTTTCCTAACGGTGCCGCGGCTGACGCGATTGTAAAGAATCTCACGATGTTGCAATCGGTGGCGCATATCAATCGGTCGAGCAAGTACTCATTAACTCGCTGTCATTATTCCTGGCGGAGGAGGGCACGGGAGGGAAGGGAGGAGTACCGTCACTCCCCCGCAAGTCATCGCGCGCGCTCTTAATTCGGCGCACGTTTCATAAACCGTCGAGTAACATTTCGCAAACGCAGGATTGCGGCCTCGCGAGTTTGCGGCTAAACGCTAACAGGAATAACGTGACCAATCACGCAAGAAGCACCGCTCGCCCATATGACACGCTCGTATGACGCGATTCCACCCGTACCGCTATCCATCGACATCCTAGCTGTAGATGCAAATATCCATGTCTGAAATCCGGCTAATTTTTACGCTATAAAGCCAAGATATATGTTTGCtacgattatttatattgtttaagcACACAagtaatgattttaatataattatattaatgtaactattaaatcacaatttaaCTCTccgattattttacattattctcGTATATGCgattgtattgtattatatgtagAATTTTAGTTGTTTGAATGATACGAGTTTGAATGAATTgcgaaataatgatatttaactATTGCAATGCGTTCAAAGCAGAGAAATCCTAGTCCgttatttttgatttattgagGATAGCGTATCTAATCGCTGGCGACGTAGAACGAATCAGCCGTAATGTTTCTTGCAACTCGTcgagttgaaaaaaaaatcgagaaaTCGAACAACCGGGGGACCCACTTGCATCGATTCCGCTTCAAGCTGGTATCGAAACCGTTTTACCGCGTTGCCTCTTCCTTTGATGATATGTCATTTGTTGCGGGACTCGAGTAAAAGCCATAAATTTAGCGAAATAATGCGAAATAATGTACGGGCGAAATACATAGTTAGACATTCAGTTCATGACTCTTatcgaaaacattttttaatttctagatTTCAGAAAAATACGCATATGCGCGAATCTCTCTACGAAAATTTaatccataatttttatttatttaagttttatttgtttcatttaagtaatttaaaaaattatattttaatttttaaactacgTTAATAGCTatgtcattaattaaataatatgtatgtatgtattctctttatttttcaggGAGGCTTTCGGCTACAAATCTTAGACGCTCTCGACAGGCCTCTGATTGATTTAACGCCTGTCACGCGTACCAGCGAATTTGTCGAAGATGATGCTACGTAAGTGTACGACAATATATCTTCTTCGGATTTCGATTACTGTAAGTCTGacttttccgttttttttatattttttttcagggCACAAAGCTACGTCGTACATCTGCCGCAAAATTTCACCTGCGTTGATTGTACCATCAGATTGTTGCGGGAGGCTGAAGAATGGGGCTCCAGCTACAGATTTTGGTCGTGTGCCGACATCGACGTGAGTTTCTCTTGGAAAATGCAATTTctaattctatattaaataGCATGATGATTCAATTGATGATTGAAGTGATAGAAAGTATCAATacgaattaattgaaaaataaattacactcCAGCAAATGAAAtagaattgatattaattttcccTACAATTTGTGAAACACCCCTCATGCTGTCTCTTTTCAAGAGACTCATTATCCTCTTGTCGACAGATCCTTGACAGGAGTGCCTATCGGGAGGATTGTAGCGGCCACGGGCGTTATCTCTTGGGCAGGTGCAGATGCGACCGTCTCTATCACGGCACAAAGTGCGAATTTAAGGAAGAGTGCCTGGACGACTCGGACTGCGGTATTCAGGGCACGTGCATCGACAACGGTGGCACGACCGCGCCTACCAAGCACTGCTACTGCAACGCGGGCTGGTTCGGTCCGGGTTGCGCGAAAAGTAAGTTTCGTGCGCTCGGCGCACTAATCGGCAAAATTCCTTTACAGAATTTCTTGCGTGTCATTAGCCGCGATAACATTCTGGGACATTTATATTGAATCGGTGTTATCGTCGACCTCGCTGTTTGATATCGGGACGAGAAAATGTCATTGCAgagcaattattaatttttattaatataatatattgacaattatctaaattttattattaaattatttaatgctgTTTATAAGGATTATATGTTGATAGCTTAATCTTTTTAGTAActgttaaaaaacaaaaaccaTCGCTAACGGAAATCAATCagattaaaaagttaaaaaagcGTTAAGCCAGCTATAAGAAATGTTGTTTACTTCAACAAGTTTAGCGGTAAAACCGACCGTAGTAATTGCTCTAGCTCCACCTATAACTCTACTTTAGGATCATCGGTGAAAAGCATTAACGTAGACTTGGATGCGTACACGACGAAGCGGTTCTCCAAGGACATCGTATTCTACTGGAGAATCCTGAAAGATAGCAAAGAATTAGAGGGTATTCTGGTGGCCAACTCGACCACGTGGATCGGTATCGGGTGGAGACCCAGCGATCTGGGCCCATCCTGCCGATCTTTTCCGATGATCTCTGAACGATCGGAACCGCTTCCGAAACCGGAACCAAAATCGGAACCGATCGCCGAAACGGAGCCTGAAGCGGAACCAGAGCCCGAGGCGAGGCCCGAGCCCGGTGTAGAAGGCGAGAAATCGATAGCGAAGAGACGATCGGCCAAAGCGGACGCCACGACGTTCGGAATAACATCTCGACCAGATGTTGACGTCACCGTGCAGACCAGCGTAACCTACCAAGTCAGCACAAAGCAaggtaagttttatttattactttactcGTTATTTATCGGAAATCGTTATTTATCATCGCAATATGCTTGCCAGAATATCAAGTATCTCAGgaagttttaataaacattacaaCATAATGActctttctacatttttttttaaattcatattgTTACTGCTGCATGcacaatttttgtacaaaaatattaacgtGCAAACTAACGCACACAATTTTCGTGCAATTTTAGTTtgtagtttttatatattaattttaaattgcaccACGTAGATGTATAAATCGTTCGTATGTTAAATCATGATAAACATGTTTGATAATATCAGCGCATTGAAGAATATGCTTGTACTTTGTTTCGACTACATTTTATTCCGCAATAAATGATCGTCATTGTTGTCTCTGAACGACATGTATTTTATCGAGACCGCGTAGAGTTCAAGGAGTTTCGTAATTACATAAGTGTTAGCTAcggaaaaataacaacgcaagCAGAAGTAATCCGCGTCGGAATAATAATATGTCAGGTGCATCGAACATCAGAACGCACGCAAATACCACaatatatctatatctttTGCAACTGCCTTTTTTCCGCTCCCttcattttacaaaaataaaaatttttagcttGTAACAgagtaagaatttttatagagaactaaaataaaatttatacattttttactttttgccgaattataatgttttaaatattcgatGTGCACATACTATTCACGAATAAACGCAACGTATGTGTATCACGTTGCGCACATCgcatattacataattattacgttaCTATAAATCAGCTGGTTAGAAGTAGAACCATGTGTTCTATATAAGTCACTGATCTATATAGTATCTGCGCTAGGCAGCCTTGGCCTAAATCAAAATTACTCGAGATATGATTATAAGTCAAAAGAATTGTGAAACCTTCAAAGAGCTgcaaattctattaaattcttGAAATGCTATTTAAAGtcggaattttttatttattatatttattataatagacGTTGCAACTGCAACTAACGCAAAAAGAATCTTATATATTCTGATGTCGAGAATAAGAAATATGATTATTCATGACATGACTTTCGCGatacaatttttgtacaagatgttctttaattgataataatttttttcacataggTCGTAAGAAAAGATCACCAGAACCAACGCCAGTCTCTGCGAATGGTATGTATCGAAATTTATATGCCCGGAATAACTCGGATGAGTCGTTTGCTTGCCCAAAAACTTAGCAGTAAATAGTAGTTTGTCCAAAAAAATCCCAGTAGCTTCTGTAGTAAGTTCCACCTTTCGAGACACGACGCACGAGGTGATGGCTCTTATAAGTAGGTAGTTGGCACGACGTACGATGCTTTGTTGCACAGGAAAACCGGTCGGCGAGTCCAGGCGAGAACCAAAATCCGAGCCAGAGCCAAAATCCGAGCCCGAACCCAGCTCTGAGCCGGAGCCAAAATCCGAGCCCGAACCCAGCTCTGAACCAGAACCAAAATCCGAGCCCGAACCCAGCTCTGAACCAGAGCCAAAATCCGAGCCCGAACCCAACTCTGAGCCCGAACCCAGCTCTGAGCCAGAGCCAAAATCTGAGCCAGAACCTAGCTCTGAACCAGAGCCAAAATCTGAGCCAGAACCCAGCTCTGAACCAGAGCCGAAATCTGAGCCAGAGCCAAAATCCGAACCAGAGCCAAAATCCGAACCAGAGCCAAAATCCGAACCAGAGCCGAAATCCGAACCAGAGCCGAATTCCGAACCAGAGCCGAAATCTGAGCCAGAGCCAAAATCCGAGCCAGAACCCAGCTCTGAGCCAGAGCCCAAATCCGAGCCAGAACCTAGTTCTGAACCAGAGCCAAAATCCGAGCCAGAGCCAAAATCCGAACCAGAGCCGAAATCCGAACCAGAACCCAGCTCGGAGCCGGAACCAAGTGTGGGTCCGAAGTCGGGAGCGACGAAAGGTAATGAGGACCGATTTAGCGCTTACATCCGCATACATCGTCATGCTGTTATATCATTTACTTTTGAGCTACCAgagatttttccttttttatttatttttgaaccaACTGTTTTCCTCGtcgcaacaaaaaaattgcgtTTAAGTATGAAATTTGTAAGCCTGTGAATTTAATTCTGACGCATgttacgtgtgtgtgtgttacatGCGTGTGTTGTTTGAACGAAGAGAAATTCACGAAATGTTAAAGAAATCTCTCGTAGTTGTAGCCATCAGAGTACATCTCGACAATGATCAGTAGTACACGTGTACGTCACCCATTACTTACGATATTCGCGACTTTCACGATAACCGCCGGGAAAAGTTTGAACAACTGGAACGTGAGGACCGTGACGGTAAATATTTGTTGAGAAAGCGTAATTAGCGTACTGATAAGAAGTAAGAATGATTTATTTCGTGCGCGCGACATCCGTCGCTTCCACCGGATGCGACACTGATTGCAAAATGGCAATGCAATTGCGCTGACTCCGCATAAATtcctgttttaataattttaccaaTTGCGACTTATTTTGCGcagcagtaaaaaaaaaacacctgtagatataataatatcgataaCGCTTACGCTTCACGTCCCGCGTCGCTACACACTCACttcgaaatttatatatctgtaAATACGAATATAATTTCCGAATTGCAGCATGCATTACCGCGACACGACATTTGCACGTGTCTCGATACATACCCGTCACACGACTTTTCTCCGACACCGTAGGACACCATTTAACCATAATGCATTACCATAACATCGACTCATCTCATTCAGACGAATAATTCGAATTCTGTACTAACTGAAATGCATTcgatgaaagaaaataattttctcaagtgttaaaatagagagaaaaaggacttgaaataattttaaaaattatatcagaaGCTTATGTATACTGGACGCATTTCAGTTCACTACTCATCACTTGCTGCATAATCACGAATATTTCATCTATGTTTGgctttgtattaataaaatctgtaCATCCTCGCATCCAAAGCATCGTTGCCAGTCCCGCGACACAGATACGAGCCCAAGCACGATTTCAATCCGATGGACTGCACGGACATCATAATCGGCATGGCGCGAGGGACGAATTATAGAATCGGCGATTATTATACGAGGGACAGATCGACGCCTCGCAAAGACGAGTACTGGGACAGGAGCGGAAGGGACAGCTTGACAGCTGCATTCGGCTACGAACGGGACGGCGTCACGACGATACTCTTCCGCAGAAAATTAATTGCCACAGAGCCGACTGATCACACGATTCGCGACGGTAATATGCAGGTGATTTGGGCGAAAGGTCAAGAGCCGGGCAAGTACGTGCATCAACCGGCTAGCGGGATTGAAAAGGCTAAGGTCAACGTCAAAGACTTCTACAAGGTCGACGAGCTTAAATATCACGGCCATAGAATGCAGAGAGGCGCGGTGACGATGAATTTCTTCGGTGAGTCTTCTATCCAATTTGCCATGTGTATCGTAAAATCGCGGAAACCTTACTCGGTTTTGAATTAAACATGTTTAGCGACACATTGTTAAATGCGCAGAACTAAAATCGCGAATTAAATGCTACAAATAGATATACTGAATTTtcttcaacaaaattattccctttcatttttgaatattttaaacatgttcgactttttacatttttattttataagcaaATAATCTCAAGTTAATCTTTAAAACGTAATATTTGGGCGTTTAGACGAGGCTAAGAAACCGGAATTCACCGGCGGTGCAACGCTGCAAGACGGCAGATGCGGCGGTAAGTGGCGTTATCCGAGAAATTGCTCACCAGAAAATGGTACTTGCGAGTACGCTATACAATGGACGTACAAGGGTCGAAAGGTAATTTCTCATATTTCCTCTGCGTTCCCTTTATACAAGGGGAGCAGACAAAGTCGCTCTTCTCTGGTGAAATCAATATCATGGAAATTCTTTTCTACAGGATCTAATAACATTCGAAATTTCCACGATGAACACTAACACGTGGACCGGAGTTGGATTTTCCGATGACAGTAGCATGGTAAAATATTATCCCGATAATATCTTTGAGGATTTTTGAGTTTGCGTTCAAAAAACAAagtcaaatattgaaaaaaaaagcaaatctTGAACAAAAGTCTCAGGAATATTCAAACGACTTTCTTATCGCAGAGAAAAATACCTGTAAAGAAAATTCTAAGTTAAAATTTACACAGATTGTATGTGAATACTTTcgtgttatatttttagtcgCAAACTGACGCCGTGCTCGGTTGGGTCGACAAGAGCAACGGTCGAGCTTTCGTGATGGATACTTGGATCAGCGGTTATAACGCGCCGCTGCTGGATCCGTCGCAAGATGTTTATAATATCAGCGGCCGTATCGAAAACGGCATGACCACCCTGAAATTCTCAAGAAAGCGCGGAACGAAGGATAACAAGGACCTTTCATTCACGGACGATCATTGCTTGTACATGATGTTCCCGTTAAAGGGTGGCGCGTTCAATCcgatcaataaaaaaattcggaAGCACGACGAGATACCAGTCGTCTCCTCGGAAAGAATATGCATTAAATCCTGCGGCACGGAAGGTAAATATTGGtagatttttacatttttattgctttgctAAAATAGCTAGTTTAACATGAGAGAATtagcaatatatatacgataaaattttttattatttaattggtTAGCGGCAACTTTTGTTGaagtaatttttcataattaatgatGTACTCTATTATTTCTGATTTCACttgcaaacaaattttaataaaactttaaattaatattttaagttattGACGTGCTTCTCAGATTAttgttaagaatattattcaattctCTACGTAGAACTTGATGAGCAAACTACTCCTGCACCGCCGAGATTGTATTACGACATAGAAGTGAAGCTCGTCAACCTGGGCGATGGTTTTATAGTGCCCACGCTCGACAGTCCCgactttgaaataatttcgaacAGTGTATCAGAAAGTTTCGGACCAGTGTTCGAGAAACTCCCGGGTTATTATCAAGTCCGACTCAACGAGCTGCAAAAGTAAGATAAAGCACGACGGTAGAATAAAGCGATAAAGCGCGCTGCTTCAACGTGTCATTATTTTCTCTCGCAGAGACAACGAACACGGAGTGATTGCGCACATGAATCTGATCCTCGACAAGAACGAGGCCAAGGGCAGATCCTTGAAACCTGCGGACACCGGCCTAGAAGCGGAAAAGGCATTACGCGAAGCGCTCGTGACTGGTAAAGTCGGAGCGCTCAGCGTCGATCCACAATATTTGATAGTCAGAGTGCCCCGAGGTGAGCACAAAGTCTCTCAAACAGTgcatatacattaattaattaattataattggtgtttcttcttttctttcgatgaattttcttcaaatttttttcgcagtctaatttaaataaaaatttagaatacttttttaatcattttttttaaaacagaacaaaaaaatattgaaaattatacaataaaaataaattaccgagcatgatttttaaaatactaataattttcaagatatttaaattattgaaaactaTTCTGCCACAATGTTGTTTCTAATGAAATTATgtacttaatttattttcagtgaACGATATAGATGCGGATGACGAGAATGACCGACCATCAGACTTATTCCTTGGTGCTACGAAACTTTACATCGTCGTCGGCTGTGTAGCTGCATTGCTGGCTCTCGCGTTGCTGCAAGCTAGTTGCACTCTCTACAGGAGTTCGAAAAGACGGGCGACTAAGGTACGTCATATGTGTGCCAGAACCTTCTCACTCTTTTCcgcgtgtttttttttctttttccacttTTTCTCGCATCCCTAAAGTTTCCTTCTAAGTGTTGTATTGTGTTCTATTCTCCCTCTAACGATTTTATAATCATACCTAATGTGTTCCAAGAAATATCTGTtactcaaatttttatttccgaaGAAAATAGTTTCTAGAcaaaatgtgtaatataacttttgtattttctaattcttacgTTTAACAATTGGATCATTGCAAGGTTGATTAGTAATTAGGATAACTCAAGaactaaacaaattaaaaattaaatcgcgagac
This genomic window from Linepithema humile isolate Giens D197 chromosome 5, Lhum_UNIL_v1.0, whole genome shotgun sequence contains:
- the LOC105675334 gene encoding uncharacterized protein isoform X2, with product MSRRTECTALLHASFLTLLMMLMTTSWRTVQAHVALTFPPARHYDLDFLDNARTPAPCGMPRGNVKTSLLAGSNFNVTWHLAYPHRGGFRLQILDALDRPLIDLTPVTRTSEFVEDDATAQSYVVHLPQNFTCVDCTIRLLREAEEWGSSYRFWSCADIDILDRSAYREDCSGHGRYLLGRCRCDRLYHGTKCEFKEECLDDSDCGIQGTCIDNGGTTAPTKHCYCNAGWFGPGCAKRSSVKSINVDLDAYTTKRFSKDIVFYWRILKDSKELEGILVANSTTWIGIGWRPSDLGPSCRSFPMISERSEPLPKPEPKSEPIAETEPEAEPEPEARPEPGVEGEKSIAKRRSAKADATTFGITSRPDVDVTVQTSVTYQVSTKQGRKKRSPEPTPVSANGKPVGESRREPKSEPEPKSEPEPSSEPEPKSEPEPSSEPEPKSEPEPSSEPEPKSEPEPNSEPEPSSEPEPKSEPEPSSEPEPKSEPEPSSEPEPKSEPEPKSEPEPKSEPEPKSEPEPKSEPEPNSEPEPKSEPEPKSEPEPSSEPEPKSEPEPSSEPEPKSEPEPKSEPEPKSEPEPSSEPEPSVGPKSGATKASLPVPRHRYEPKHDFNPMDCTDIIIGMARGTNYRIGDYYTRDRSTPRKDEYWDRSGRDSLTAAFGYERDGVTTILFRRKLIATEPTDHTIRDGNMQVIWAKGQEPGKYVHQPASGIEKAKVNVKDFYKVDELKYHGHRMQRGAVTMNFFDEAKKPEFTGGATLQDGRCGGKWRYPRNCSPENGTCEYAIQWTYKGRKDLITFEISTMNTNTWTGVGFSDDSSMSQTDAVLGWVDKSNGRAFVMDTWISGYNAPLLDPSQDVYNISGRIENGMTTLKFSRKRGTKDNKDLSFTDDHCLYMMFPLKGGAFNPINKKIRKHDEIPVVSSERICIKSCGTEELDEQTTPAPPRLYYDIEVKLVNLGDGFIVPTLDSPDFEIISNSVSESFGPVFEKLPGYYQVRLNELQKDNEHGVIAHMNLILDKNEAKGRSLKPADTGLEAEKALREALVTGKVGALSVDPQYLIVRVPRVNDIDADDENDRPSDLFLGATKLYIVVGCVAALLALALLQASCTLYRSSKRRATKRVYSLPLASSDAPNPIHRTNATRYHRQQNGDHHHHHHNNNNNNTNNNNNHHHHHHHHHQLRHHHQHTPSEMHRANPSWKELLLEYHRSA
- the LOC105675334 gene encoding uncharacterized protein isoform X1, giving the protein MSRRTECTALLHASFLTLLMMLMTTSWRTVQAHVALTFPPARHYDLDFLDNARTPAPCGMPRGNVKTSLLAGSNFNVTWHLAYPHRGGFRLQILDALDRPLIDLTPVTRTSEFVEDDATAQSYVVHLPQNFTCVDCTIRLLREAEEWGSSYRFWSCADIDILDRSAYREDCSGHGRYLLGRCRCDRLYHGTKCEFKEECLDDSDCGIQGTCIDNGGTTAPTKHCYCNAGWFGPGCAKRSSVKSINVDLDAYTTKRFSKDIVFYWRILKDSKELEGILVANSTTWIGIGWRPSDLGPSCRSFPMISERSEPLPKPEPKSEPIAETEPEAEPEPEARPEPGVEGEKSIAKRRSAKADATTFGITSRPDVDVTVQTSVTYQVSTKQGRKKRSPEPTPVSANGKPVGESRREPKSEPEPKSEPEPSSEPEPKSEPEPSSEPEPKSEPEPSSEPEPKSEPEPNSEPEPSSEPEPKSEPEPSSEPEPKSEPEPSSEPEPKSEPEPKSEPEPKSEPEPKSEPEPKSEPEPNSEPEPKSEPEPKSEPEPSSEPEPKSEPEPSSEPEPKSEPEPKSEPEPKSEPEPSSEPEPSVGPKSGATKASLPVPRHRYEPKHDFNPMDCTDIIIGMARGTNYRIGDYYTRDRSTPRKDEYWDRSGRDSLTAAFGYERDGVTTILFRRKLIATEPTDHTIRDGNMQVIWAKGQEPGKYVHQPASGIEKAKVNVKDFYKVDELKYHGHRMQRGAVTMNFFDEAKKPEFTGGATLQDGRCGGKWRYPRNCSPENGTCEYAIQWTYKGRKDLITFEISTMNTNTWTGVGFSDDSSMSQTDAVLGWVDKSNGRAFVMDTWISGYNAPLLDPSQDVYNISGRIENGMTTLKFSRKRGTKDNKDLSFTDDHCLYMMFPLKGGAFNPINKKIRKHDEIPVVSSERICIKSCGTEELDEQTTPAPPRLYYDIEVKLVNLGDGFIVPTLDSPDFEIISNSVSESFGPVFEKLPGYYQVRLNELQKDNEHGVIAHMNLILDKNEAKGRSLKPADTGLEAEKALREALVTGKVGALSVDPQYLIVRVPRVNDIDADDENDRPSDLFLGATKLYIVVGCVAALLALALLQASCTLYRSSKRRATKERLIASNAWKDYASGANTNFAFEAFETEEKAPPPPVSSLPRPREMTSNGSMGMNGHDSVDGSNRMVGPRATYSLPRAPGARHSAPIQHGYYTQDRRDHYGRPKSLHNPAGSATNQTNQPDFYFMPSQRKYSGEVVRVYVDYGSQVPK